In Methanothrix sp., a genomic segment contains:
- a CDS encoding 3-dehydroquinate synthase II — translation MKEKWLMAKGSWEEIKPQMTTALESGFDCVIVDRENIERVRELGKIRVACFGAERGAEDILVIGRHGEGDGSVPLPKDLNSSMDYALAKTVSGSKAAYVVIAGKKYEQFAVEMGKHVDYLLVIGTDWKVIPLENMIAGLQGSSVKIISGVKSSDEAKLALATLEQGADGVLLESSDLSEIKRVMNAAEQSEKGRLDLISARVTSVKAVGMGDRVCVDSASMMVPGEGMLIGSQAKGFFLVHSESEDSPYVAARPFRVNAGAVHAYIRVGDKTRYLSELKSGDEVSIVNKDGLTRSAIVGRAKIEKRPMILIEAEADGVLISTLLQNAETIKLVSSDGRTKPVTELKAGDEVLVHLEEAARHFGMKIEESIVER, via the coding sequence ATGAAAGAGAAGTGGCTCATGGCCAAAGGATCATGGGAGGAGATCAAACCGCAGATGACCACCGCCCTTGAATCGGGATTCGACTGTGTTATTGTGGACCGGGAGAACATCGAGAGGGTAAGAGAGCTGGGAAAGATCCGTGTGGCGTGCTTTGGTGCTGAGAGGGGGGCTGAGGATATCCTGGTGATCGGCAGGCATGGCGAGGGGGATGGATCGGTGCCTCTGCCCAAGGACCTGAACAGCTCCATGGACTATGCCCTGGCCAAGACCGTATCCGGGAGCAAAGCCGCCTATGTGGTCATCGCCGGCAAGAAGTATGAACAGTTCGCAGTGGAGATGGGAAAGCATGTCGATTATCTCCTGGTGATCGGCACTGACTGGAAGGTCATTCCCCTGGAGAATATGATCGCCGGCCTGCAGGGCTCCTCTGTCAAGATCATCAGCGGGGTTAAGAGCTCAGATGAGGCGAAGCTGGCCCTGGCCACCCTGGAGCAGGGGGCGGATGGGGTCCTCCTGGAGAGCTCCGACCTCTCTGAGATCAAGAGGGTTATGAATGCGGCAGAGCAGTCAGAGAAAGGCCGCCTGGATCTCATATCCGCCAGGGTGACCTCAGTCAAAGCTGTGGGTATGGGCGACCGGGTCTGCGTCGACTCTGCCAGCATGATGGTCCCGGGCGAGGGAATGCTCATCGGCTCCCAGGCAAAGGGCTTCTTTCTGGTTCATAGCGAGTCCGAGGACAGTCCCTATGTCGCTGCCCGCCCCTTCCGGGTGAACGCCGGTGCCGTTCATGCCTATATCCGGGTGGGGGATAAGACCCGTTACCTCTCTGAGCTCAAGTCGGGGGATGAGGTCAGCATAGTGAACAAGGATGGCCTCACCAGGAGCGCCATCGTCGGGCGGGCGAAGATCGAGAAGAGGCCCATGATCCTCATCGAGGCGGAGGCGGATGGGGTGCTGATTAGCACTCTTCTGCAGAATGCAGAGACCATAAAGCTGGTGAGCAGCGATGGCAGGACCAAGCCGGTGACTGAACTCAAGGCCGGGGATGAGGTGCTGGTCCATCTGGAGGAGGCGGCCCGTCACTTCGGCATGAAGATAGAGGAGAGCATTGTGGAGAGATGA
- the ftsZ gene encoding cell division protein FtsZ — protein sequence MELDLGDTVDFSKSADGLGSPRILVIGCGGAGGNTISRLKRMGFDGARCIAINTDRQHLESISADCKMLIGKKLTRGMGAGGDPKVGRRAAESARTELEDLLRGADLVFVLAGMGGGTGTGAAPVLARIARQQGALVIAMVTTPFHVERKRIFIAEEGLEDLRNYANTSIVMDNNRLLQSAPHLPFQEAFSLVDGLAGEIIQGICETLTCPSLINLDYADVHTIMNTGGASYMLVGGGSMKKSPEMIVRSALKNPLLDVDLRGAKGCLLHISGGPDMTLKEAAAIASNLTQDLDPEANVIWGARIRPELRGRVRLMAIITGVKSAQVLGPAGEEADPLEGMRLPASRCQAFTG from the coding sequence ATGGAACTTGATCTAGGGGATACTGTGGATTTTTCAAAATCGGCTGACGGCCTGGGCAGCCCCAGGATACTGGTGATAGGCTGCGGCGGCGCAGGGGGAAACACTATCAGCAGGCTTAAGAGAATGGGCTTTGACGGGGCAAGGTGCATTGCCATAAACACCGACCGGCAGCACCTGGAGAGCATCTCCGCAGACTGTAAGATGCTGATCGGCAAAAAGCTCACCCGGGGGATGGGAGCTGGAGGGGATCCCAAGGTGGGAAGAAGGGCGGCGGAGAGCGCCAGAACAGAGCTGGAGGATCTATTGCGCGGCGCAGACCTGGTCTTCGTCCTGGCGGGAATGGGCGGAGGCACAGGCACCGGCGCAGCACCTGTGCTGGCCAGAATCGCCCGCCAGCAGGGTGCCCTGGTGATAGCCATGGTCACCACCCCGTTTCACGTGGAGAGAAAGAGGATCTTCATCGCTGAGGAGGGGCTGGAGGACCTGCGCAATTATGCCAATACCTCTATAGTGATGGACAACAACCGCCTGCTGCAGTCTGCTCCCCACCTCCCCTTCCAGGAGGCCTTCTCCCTTGTCGATGGCCTGGCCGGCGAGATCATTCAGGGCATCTGCGAGACATTGACCTGCCCCTCGCTCATCAATCTGGACTATGCCGATGTGCACACCATCATGAACACCGGGGGAGCGAGCTATATGCTGGTGGGCGGAGGGAGCATGAAAAAAAGCCCGGAGATGATCGTTCGCTCTGCTCTGAAAAACCCCCTTTTAGATGTGGATCTCAGAGGGGCAAAAGGCTGTCTGCTGCATATCAGCGGCGGACCGGATATGACGCTGAAAGAGGCGGCAGCCATCGCCAGCAACCTCACCCAGGATCTCGATCCGGAGGCGAATGTCATCTGGGGGGCGCGGATAAGGCCGGAGCTGAGGGGCAGGGTGAGGCTGATGGCCATAATCACCGGTGTGAAATCGGCCCAGGTGCTGGGACCTGCGGGGGAAGAGGCAGATCCACTGGAGGGGATGCGCCTGCCTGCCAGCCGGTGCCAGGCCTTCACCGGATAG
- a CDS encoding DUF1614 domain-containing protein: MENRLIYYPVGMLIMLIFAFLIVVVVSFLFLNLAKTAFIKIGFSWSQALFVLLASLVGSSINIPLTNLRCSATMVEDRYIRAFGVTYRVPVAGSCNTLLAINVGGALIPMFISFALIYRFPQSLYYALAGIAIVAIVTNRVAKPVRGLGIATPALIPPLCAALAAILMVYGLGAPHDLIFLIAYAAGTLGTLLGADILNLGKIRDMGAPVASIGGAGTFDGVFLSGLIAVLLL; encoded by the coding sequence ATGGAAAACCGCCTGATCTACTATCCAGTGGGCATGCTTATCATGCTCATCTTTGCATTCTTGATCGTTGTAGTGGTGAGCTTTCTCTTCCTGAACCTGGCAAAGACGGCCTTCATCAAGATCGGTTTCTCCTGGAGCCAGGCTCTCTTTGTGCTCCTGGCATCTCTGGTGGGGTCGAGCATCAACATCCCCCTGACCAACCTGCGATGCAGTGCCACTATGGTGGAGGATAGATACATCCGGGCCTTTGGAGTAACCTACCGCGTCCCAGTGGCCGGCAGCTGCAATACCCTTCTGGCCATAAATGTGGGGGGAGCCCTGATTCCGATGTTTATCTCCTTCGCCCTGATCTATCGCTTCCCTCAGTCGCTCTATTATGCCCTTGCCGGGATCGCTATAGTGGCCATCGTCACCAACCGGGTGGCAAAGCCGGTCCGGGGGCTGGGGATTGCAACTCCCGCCTTGATCCCACCCCTTTGTGCCGCCCTGGCGGCGATCCTGATGGTCTACGGTCTGGGCGCTCCACATGATCTTATCTTCCTCATCGCTTATGCGGCAGGAACCCTGGGAACTCTTCTCGGGGCAGACATCCTCAACCTGGGAAAGATCAGGGACATGGGCGCTCCAGTGGCCAGCATCGGCGGTGCTGGAACCTTCGATGGCGTCTTCCTCAGCGGCCTTATTGCTGTGCTCCTGCTGTGA
- a CDS encoding UbiD family decarboxylase, which translates to MSFRGYLEDLERAGLIAHVHEPVSPVQEVTERSWGRGPVLFHDVSSHKCCLNILGTRELLARALGVPPRDMVAHLSRIGCQGPVREVEWSSFLENVSPPDLGRLPVLTHFPGDGGPYITSGVVISSFGGRINACVHRLMLLEKDRLAARLVPGRHTHQLYEAALARGGEVAVAVAIGVDPLVLLAASTRVPPQMEFGYAAALRGSPVELVPLENGVLVPHAEIVLEGYITAERAAEGPFVDITGTRDLIRQEPVIRLTRMMMRTDPIYHGLLPAGGEHKMLMGIPYEPLIYQAVSRVAKVRDVMLTEGGCCYFHAVVQIEKEKEEDGKRAIDAAIKAHGSLKHVLVVDSDINIRDPQDLEYALATRMRGDEDIVLYPNVRGSTLDPRSNEGMTTKVGVDATAKLDRLWKFQRVTPAGQG; encoded by the coding sequence ATGAGCTTCAGGGGCTATCTGGAGGATCTGGAGAGGGCCGGCCTGATCGCTCATGTCCATGAGCCGGTCTCTCCTGTTCAGGAGGTCACAGAACGCTCCTGGGGCAGAGGCCCGGTTCTATTTCATGATGTATCCAGCCACAAGTGCTGCCTGAACATCCTTGGGACGCGGGAGCTCCTGGCCCGAGCCCTGGGCGTCCCCCCCCGGGATATGGTCGCCCATCTATCCCGGATCGGCTGCCAGGGGCCAGTGCGAGAGGTGGAGTGGTCCTCTTTTCTGGAGAATGTCTCCCCGCCGGATCTGGGCCGCCTGCCGGTATTGACCCACTTTCCCGGGGACGGAGGCCCCTATATCACCTCCGGGGTGGTGATAAGCAGCTTTGGTGGGAGGATCAATGCCTGTGTTCACCGCCTGATGCTCCTGGAAAAAGATCGACTGGCGGCAAGGCTGGTTCCGGGAAGGCATACCCATCAGCTCTATGAGGCCGCCTTAGCCAGGGGCGGGGAGGTTGCAGTGGCTGTGGCCATAGGAGTGGATCCTCTGGTACTGCTGGCTGCCTCCACCCGTGTCCCGCCCCAGATGGAGTTTGGATATGCTGCTGCTCTGCGGGGCTCCCCTGTAGAGCTGGTCCCTCTGGAGAACGGGGTGCTCGTCCCCCATGCAGAGATCGTTCTGGAGGGATACATCACTGCTGAAAGAGCTGCAGAGGGGCCTTTCGTGGATATCACCGGTACTCGTGACCTGATCAGGCAGGAGCCGGTCATCAGGCTGACCAGGATGATGATGCGCACCGATCCCATCTATCACGGCCTTCTCCCGGCGGGAGGAGAGCACAAGATGTTGATGGGGATACCCTATGAGCCCCTCATTTATCAGGCGGTCTCCAGGGTGGCTAAGGTGAGAGATGTCATGCTTACTGAAGGCGGCTGCTGCTACTTCCATGCCGTGGTGCAGATCGAGAAGGAGAAGGAGGAGGATGGGAAAAGGGCTATCGATGCGGCAATCAAGGCCCATGGATCCTTGAAGCATGTTCTGGTGGTGGACTCGGACATCAATATTCGCGATCCGCAGGACCTGGAGTACGCCCTGGCCACCCGGATGCGCGGCGATGAGGATATCGTCCTCTATCCCAATGTGCGCGGCAGCACCCTTGACCCCAGGAGCAATGAGGGCATGACCACCAAGGTGGGCGTGGATGCCACCGCCAAGCTGGACCGGCTCTGGAAGTTCCAGAGGGTGACCCCAGCCGGTCAGGGCTGA